taaatgttgaaaaattcTTAAGTAACACGGGTTGCCTCCAGAAGCGGAAGTGGGAAGCTGAGGAGTACTGGTGCGAAGGAGGTGTTTCCCTGCACGCCTTCTTACACTTCTGGTTGTCTTCCACCTTCTTAAACACCAAATAACTGGTTACACCCGGAAAGAGCTACGCTAGTGTGTTCATATTGACACGACAGGGGTCGACTTCGCACAGGTGGTACATTCTTTCTCCAAATGAACCTGGTTCCTAAACCCCCGAAGAACGACCCTGTCCTTAAAGACAATTTCAACACGACAGCCGGCCGTGGGCTCGGGCCGCGGAGACTAACTcactcgctcgctcgctcgctccgGAGTGTGCGAGGCCCCGGCGGCGTTTTATTCCGggtcaccccccacccctacccagagGCCCCGGGACAAGGCGTCCTCAAGAGGCCCGGCCGGCGCTCGCAGGCTGCGCCCTGTGTCCCTGTCAACTCACCCCGCCGCGACCCCAGGACTCACGTGTCCTCGAGGTGCTGCTCCAAGGTCGCCTCCATCCCGCCGCCGTTCCTCCGGCGCAGGACTCTGCCGCGCGTCGTCTCCCTCCGCCGCAGGCCTCAGCGCTCCTCGGTCACATGACGCGAGCGGGCCGCCGGCCGGGACGGCGCCTCCAAAGGGACAAACTTCACGGCGCAGCCTCCGCGTTGTGAACGGGAAGACGTCATTACGCGACGGCCGCCTCGAGCCGCGCGAGCTTCTGCAGCACGCGAGACAACAGGCCGGGGGACCGCGGCGGCTCCCCTCCGGAACCAGGCGGCGCGGCGTCTCCACCTCGCCACCCCGGAGGGACGTCTGCAGCCGCCGTCGGAGCCGGCGTGCTGGCCTGTCCCTTTGTCTCCGACACGGAGACCTTTGGACTCCGATTCCACCGACTGAGACGTCGGACCAGATCTTGTTGAAGTTTTACAGTAACTCGGCGGGTTAGGCGAGGTCTCATGCAGGCGGTGGAGCAGGGACAGACAAGAGAGACGCAGGACCCCGGTGAAGGGGTCCCCAGGCATGAAGGGGGAACACACAGGAAAAAACAGAACACAGGGACTAGAGGACAAGATAGAACAAGGTTAAAATCCCAAGTTAGGTATGGGAAAAGTGTCTGGATTTTAACTGAAGACATTGGTTCTTCCTCTTTGGCGAGGGCTCCAGAAAGTTTGGGAAAGAAGGTGTCACTTGTGATAAAGACTGGGTAGAATTACTTAAAAACaatcctttaaaaagtaaattataaaagcagttgtaaaaataagaaaagaaagcccaCCCATAGTCTCTGTCCAGAAATGACCATTAATACCTCAGAGAATATTCTTTCAGCCAATTGTTTTTGCAAAGGTAcgcttttttacttttttaagcaaAATTGACACACATACTGGACATATAATTCTGTAGCTGGCATTTACCGCAGAATTTAGCATAAATGTCTTTCCatatcagtaaatattcatttacatCCTTTGTAATACTTACAAAATATTGCACTTTATAGCTGTTCCTTAATCGACTTAACCAACCCCTTATTAATGTACAAGTTAGCGGCttatagttttttgttgttgttgttgttatttcggGCCTTTCTTGACTATTAGAAATGCTGGATAAATATCATTATAGCCAAACGtgtgtagtttaaaattttccttatgATAAGTTACTAGAATGGAATTAATTGGTTCAAGGATATggacatttttaaggcttttgctATACACTTACAAATTGTCTCCCCCCGCTCCACCCCGAAACGTGGTACCAATTTACACTCAGATTGGTAGCATTTGATGAAAATAGGATAAGTATGGCCATAGTCTCGCCCATCCCCCACAGGCCGATACCCTGTGCTTAAGTCCTCCTAGTGTCACTCTTGGATCTCCCTTTTCTCCAACCCTCTTACCCTCAGCTTTTACTCGCAGTCCACCTTCTGATCTGGGGTCCAGCTTCAAGGCCCCCTTGACTTGGCTTCGGAGTCCCTTTTCATTCCCTAGCTTGGATGGTGAGAAACTTGCAGTTCTTTAAAATTCCAGCCTTGAATGTTGTAATTCAAGAGTTTTAGACTCCTGCcctagagaaatattttctgttaactTAAGGGTCACATAATGTgagccatttaaattttagaaaaagtagTTTAGAACTACCCTTAAAAGACAGCATTAGAAAATGTAAGGAATGAGCCCTCTTGCTGCCCAGTTCCTGCCCAAGGCAGCTCGGCACTGCAGTACCGCCCCCTTGTGGTCCCGCATGGTGTAAAGCTTTGCTGGACTAGGGCTTCTCAGCTCTGGCTTTTCAACCTTCAGGGCAGAGACTTCAATAGAAATGTAATGTGAGCCTcatctgtaattttaaatagtCTGGTAACCAcactgaaaaagtaaaacaggtgaaattaattttaataatatactatTTGTCCAAATACTATGTCGAAAATAgtgtcatttcaacatgtaaataCGAAGATATTTTTAACATTCCCTGCCCCTTTTACTAAGTCTTCAAATTCCAGTGTCTACACCGACAGCACATTTCtattcagactagccacattttaGGTGTTTGATggagccacgtgtggctagtgcCTACTGCTCCGGGCTATCTCTGACTATCTCAAAGCCAGATCAGTGATGGATGATAGGATTCTCAGAAAAGCTGGTGATCATATTTGAAGCTGTTAAGAAAGGCCTCTGAAGGGAAAACGAGGAAGTAGTTAGAGGATGACCACTGGTCTAAACATCCTTGCGGGTCCGTAGGTGGGAGGGCAGGCTACTCCACACCAccccctctttctctgccttgttGCTGTTTTGCCCCTGCccagctgggcagagggagctgaGTGGCTTATATACGCTGGGGAAGTGCTGGGGGCTTGGGGTAATGGTTAGTTGGAGGAGGCGTCTAACCCCTAATTGTTTTCTACTTTCTTCAGCTTGTGGAGGGTTTGATGATCCTTTATTCTCAGTTTTGAGTGCTAATAACCATTTTGGGAGTGACAAGAAAAGTCCCAGGACACCCATATTAGAATACTTGCCTCGTTGTATTGTAAGTTTTTATGCTTGCTTTTCAAGTCAGAAAGAGTGTCTTCTCCATTTCTGCGCCCTAAGTGCTGTGGAGTGTAATAGGAATCcagtacatttttattaaagaatcttGATGGGTTCTTTGAGAAGAGGACTCTGTATAACGTAAAAAAACTTTAAGTCTTCAAATTTAACAACCTttatcctcttcttcctcccgTCCTCCATATGCAGGTGCCTGGAAAATGGAAATCCCAGGAGGATCTGGCAGAGAATGCCCAATGCCCACATGTCCTGGCTGGGAAGGGGGAGATGAGAAGCCGGAATAGGGGTGCGAACCAGACCTTGTAGGTCATCTGACTGCTGTTGGCTGGGACCCTAAGCCCTCTTCCTTGACCTGTCAGGAGCAGAACCCTCCTGGGGGGTCCACTTAAAAAGTGACGCTCTGGTAGAGGTCTAGTCCTCCCCTGGGTGCACAGGGCTCCAGCTACACCAGGGCCAGCCCATTGGTTGCTCTTTCAAGTGCTTAGGGTCCCAAGCCTGAAGTGCAATGAGCCCTAAGCCATGCTGGGGAACGGGCCCGTGCCTGCCACCAGGGGGCACCGAGGCCACGGAAAACCCTGCTCAGGCTGGAGGATCCTAGGTGAGGGACAGGGGCCCACTAGCCTTCTGAGCTGGTATGGCTTGGTGAGGATAGCACTAGGCTAGGTTGGTGGCCTCAGAGTCAGACAGAGGTAGAACTGGATCCTGGCTTAGCCACTGCCTACCCACGTGACCTCTCTGTGATACGGGGGTACCATTACCTGCCTCATCAGGTAGTGGGGAGGATTATGAGGTATTTTATAAGCTTTGCTTTGCTAAATTTGAGTGGGAAGACTCATTGAGGACACACATGAGAAAAAGTTAACGGTTCAGTGAAGGCAAGAGCCAGATGATGACCACAGACCTCAGGCAACCTAGTGTTCACGTGGGAGGGAGCCCACGGGGCTGCATTTACATAGCTGCTCCGTAAAGCTCTGTTAAATGAGGTAATTAAGTATGTTTTACTACATTTTTCTGtggtatataaaatttataaaacataggaaaagaaatcacctgaaatcctaaccctaaccctaatgATGTGAAAGTGAGTAAGGTAAATAGGAGGGGTGGGATTTGGCTAAGGTGGAGATGGGGAAAGGCATGTCACAAGGGTCACAGGAGTCTGCCAGCTGAAGCCTCTTACTCATGTGAGCTACTGGATGGGACACAGGGGCGCTTACCCCTGCCTTCGGTGGTGGACAGCACCTGCGAGCTGACTCCTAATAGTAAAAGTAGCAGCAGTACCAGTAGCTGTTCACACACATGGAGTggcagctgtgtgccaggcaattCTCAGGCCTGATTAGTCCTCAGAACCTTTTGGAAATTGCTGTTATCACTGTCCTCcctttagagttaaaaaaaaaacaaaaacaaaaaccctgagtCTCAGAAGATCACTGCTTGCTCAAGGTGAGCGTGCTTGTGAGTGTGCTGCCTCAGCTTCTCTCACTTCCCCAGCAACGCAATCCTGGGGATGTGAGAGGGTTCTGGAGGCCCGGTCTACCTCTCTCATTCTCTGCAGAAGGAGTCTGAGGCTCGGAGAGGGGCTGTGGGTAATTTAGAACTTGAACATGGAATGCTTAACCGTCTACTGTTCTAACTCTACTGTGCTGCTACAGGCTGCCTTAGAGCTTTAAGTTAAAGCAATTTTACAGACACTCATTATTATGCaatgaattgtgtctccccaaaatgtgTCCCTCCTgtttcatatgttgaagtcctggCCTCCAGTACTTTAGAATGccaccttgtttggaaatagggtctttacagagataatcaagttaaaatgaggtcattaggtgGGCCCTAgttcaatatgactggtgtccttataaaaaggagagagaagatggccatctacaagccaaggagaggggcgtGGGGGCAGATcccttcctcacagccctcagaaggaaccaaccctgctgacaccttgattttggacctctaaactccagaactgtgagacgaTAAATTTGTATTATTGAAGCCtttcagtttgtggtactttgttgtgACAGCCCAGGGAAACCAATATACTCACATAGCTGTAAAGTCTACAAGGCAGAATCAATGTCTGTGACATCACAGTCATCTGGAAGCCCTTAATTATAGAAAGACTGGCTGGGAGGATCACCCTCCCAGAGGCGAAAGGCTAGAGCAGGTGATCTTTTCTGCTTGCTCCCAACCTTGATACTTGGCTAACTAAGACATTTTTCCTATATTGGTGAACCATGGTGGCATGACCTGTTTGACTGTGACAATCTGGAGTCTATTTTATGTCCCTGCGCTTGGCCTAtggaaggtgctcaataaatgtgcgTAGAGGGACTAGTGGGAAAATAACTTCTGGCCACTCAAATCCAAGACTCCCAGCCATGAGTTGGGCAGGGGAGAAGGGTACAGGCTGTCAGCGGACGGAGGTTGACATTGGGCACTGTCTCTTAAAGTTTCTAGCTAAGCCCCAATTTTGGAAGACAAGCAAAATAGATTTTAGATGACTCAGGGTGGGCTGAAGAAGTTCCAGTCCAGGAAGCTATCTTCCTGCTGCTTTATTAATTCTGCTATTGAGGATAAATGAGGTTGCAGACTTCCATATCCAGGTCTTCATTAGATCCCCAGTTAATGCAGCCATGACAAATGGGAATGAAGCCCTTATGAATAAAAAAAAGATCAGCCCAGTATAAAAAATTGTAGACcagggaaaaaggaaatttagAGGAGCTGATAAAATACCCTATCCTTAATTAGACTGTCTGCATCACACATCTCATCAGCCTTAATGCCAAGATTTATTGACCTTGAAACTGTGTAAATGAAATAAGTGCttgaaaatgaatggaaaagacATTACCTGTATTAAAATGTAGTTGCAGTGCAGGCCTGTGCACTGATGCTATTAGTTAAATGCAGGCTCTCAGCTTCTTTGGCTGTGCCTCACTGTCTGCCCAGCACATACCTCCTTAACCCCTGGTGAGTCTAGAAAGCCTGCTTGGAGGGTTAACAATGTGTTCCTTTGTCAATAATCTCTGCATTGTCCTGGAAAAATCCTTCTTGGGCAGTGAAATACCtttgtgtctttatttcaccATCTGTGAACTTAGTAAAGTGTTGCTGGTCCTTAGTTCAGAATAGAGACTGTTGTGAAGGCAGGATGACCCACCTAGTTCTGTGCATCCTGCCGTGGAGAGCAGAGCGAGCAGCTCTCTTGTTGGCTGCCACCGTCTCGTGGCGTCCACGTTTAGCTTCAAGAGCTTACCTGCTATTACAACATTGGGTTACCCTCTTGTAAGAACTCGGACAAGTCCTCTAACGCCTTGATAGCTCAGATTTCCACTATCATGGAAAATAAGAGCAGTACCCACCTCACAGTGGTGGTGTGGGAACGCCACTGAGAAGATGCACGTAAAGCCCTTCACACAGTCGCTGGGACCACTGCAGACAGTGCACAGATGGGAGCGGCTGTCGATGCCAGGCCCTCACTAGTCTGTCATTCAGGGCTCTTGGCTGCAAGCAACGGAAGCTGACTGTGGCTGATGGAGTAGGATAGGAAGTTTTACAATGACCCCAGAGAGCTCGTGGTTACTCAGTTGCTGGGAGGAGTTGAGAGCTCAGTCTGAGCTGCCAGTGACAAAGCTCCAAGCCCACCatgccacccctgcccctggtgTGACCAAACCCACAACAGCTTGCAGCACCAAGGCCACTACTGTGGCAGGAACCTAGTCCGGTAACCACCGTGCCCCTGAAGCCAGGCCATTCTGCTGCTGCCCTTGTCAGTGAAGTGGAATTTTCCCAGAGTCTCTGCCTTGAAGTCTTGTGTAAATAAGTTTGAGCAACGCGGCCTGGATCCCGTGCCTGGCTTTAGTTgcaaaggaggctgaggagggaatGTCTGCTTTCTATCTCTGTTCTGAAAGTGCCCTGAGCAAAGCAAAGGCATTCACGTGGGGCTGGGCAGCAAGAGGGTGTTTCAGGTGTCTCCTCCGCGGGGCGTCTGGCTTTACAAGAGGGAGTGCTCTTGGGTGGGGCACCGCAGCCCCTTCCACTGCTCGGAGGGC
This region of Camelus ferus isolate YT-003-E chromosome 9, BCGSAC_Cfer_1.0, whole genome shotgun sequence genomic DNA includes:
- the LAMTOR5 gene encoding ragulator complex protein LAMTOR5, which produces MRDHKGAIWSDVSVGGIGVQRSPCRRQRDRPARRLRRRLQTSLRGGEVETPRRLVPEGSRRGPPACCLACCRSSRGSRRPSRNDVFPFTTRRLRREVCPFGGAVPAGGPLASCDRGALRPAAEGDDARQSPAPEERRRDGGDLGAAPRGHVSPGVAAGMKNPSIVGVLCTDSQGLNLGCRGTLSDEHAGVVSVLAQQAAKLTSDPTDIPVVCLESDNGNIMIQKHDGITVAVHKMAS